CTTAATTTCCAACCTAGTAAACTAATAAAAATCTATATTGTACTTAATACTGTAACCTTTCCATTCAATGTTCTTCTGTAAATGGCTGTCACTTGTGCCTGCTGACCTTATACCCTTGCATTGAGTGTGTGTAGAATAATGATCCCTCTTGGTTAAAAGGAAAGTCAGCAAACCATAATTAAACATGACAGGTTGATCATGTTTGCAAGTGACAGTAATACAACATTTTGGGTGTCCCCAATGGCACTTCGTTCACCACGTAGTGCACTACTCTGAACAGGGACCATAGACAAAGTAAATTTGACATGTACAGAATTTGGAATTGCTGCTATGTTTCATGTTAGAAGTTAACAAACACAGATGTATGATATTACTTGATCCAATCCTAAGGATAAAGGGAAAGAAACATGGAAGTGCAGTACACTTTCAACTACCATATACAATCTATTATCAGGTATCAGGTCACGTGTAGTGCCTAGCTGACTGAACTACAAGTGTTTGTTTTATTTCCCCACAACTTAATTTAAATGTTGAAATGATACAGTGCTGTCTCGTAAACCTGCCATACTGATTTAGCCTGAAATGTGACTCCTTATAAACGGGTCAAATGCAGAACTCGACTCATTGTGGAGGCTACATTTtctgagagagagacaatgcATCTAAATAGCACCTAGTGTAATAAGAAACTGGGTGGTTAATTTACAATTGACCATGAAGAGAGCGATAACATCTGGGTTGAGCAGAGCAGCAACTGATGACGTTGCACACAGTCACTTAAAAGGCTCGAGGACCAGGGTCAAAGAGCACACACTAAGTAAAAATCTTTAAGTAGTGCGTTGTTCCAAAGAGAGAGCAGGAAGTGGAAGAGGTTTTGTTTTTTATatgtaacctttaactaggcaagtcagtttaggacaatccttatttacaatgacggaactgtgggttgactgccttgttcaggggcagaacgaccgatttttaccttgtcagctcggggattcgaaccagcaatctttcggttactggcacaacgccctaaccaataggctacctgccctgGGGTTTATGTGTGACGGAAGCAGAATCTATGGGCTTTTGGGGTCCTTTCTACATCAGGAAGTGATCAGTGCATGGGCAGAGACAAAGATTATCTATTATATTAACCAGATACTCAAGTGGCTGCTCCAACAATGGAAAGTTATGTCTTCAAAAACGGAAGGCAGAGGAGGCAAactcaggtgggaccattctagccaatgagagggcagatacgcgtGAGAACAAGAGGCacaactcatatatatatatatatatgtgtgttttatTCTCTCAAAGTTGTCGGGAAGTCACGTGTCCTACTTTTATCAGTACGctcgtaacaacctaagcattaAGACACTCATATTCGACAAATAAGCCATTACATTTTGGttaaccaaattcgacactcgtTGACCTCCATATAAAAACCCCTGGCTTGGTGagcaaaaaaatacataaaacgcCACTTACTGGAGAATACATATTTTGGGCCCAGTTATCACTCGCTTCGAGGCATAAATCGGCCCAAAATCAGATTTTTCCGGCAGGTGGCGGTTTTTCGTTTTTTTTCGCTCTCCAAGCGATTAGTTTTTGTAGGGGTATGGGCCTCCTTTATTACCAGAAGAAGTAGATTATTGATGTCGCCTCTGCGCAGCCGCCCCGTGAGCCCTAGTGTGCGAGCCACCCATTACATCCATGTTGTCTACGAAGAGGGAATCGGCGTCAGCGATACTGACGGAACGTTTTAGATGTGTTTTTGTTTATTCGCATACATTTATCAGATTTTTTCCCACGAAGAATATGGAACTTCAAATGGCTCTCGTTAGGTAGAATGATGTGTTTGCAGTCAGCAACCGCGCTATTTATTTTTCTTAATGTTATGTAAGAACAGAGACGGTACGCGGCGCCTCTTGTACCGAATTGAGGCGTAATAATGAATAACGCGCAAGATATGTCTCCTGATTTTGTCTTGATGCGCTTGGTTTCTGCGGCTGAATATGACCGATTGGACGAGGAGAATTTGACGTCGGGCGGTGGAGTGGTTTCCGGATTCGGGAAAGCTGTCTTGGGTAATCATGGCAACAATATCAACAATGGGTTTGAATTTGATCCGAACAACCCCACAGCAGGCCCGGCGATTCAGAGCAATCCCTCCCCGCACTATAGTTCACAGGTCGAGAGCCGGACGGGAGCCCTTGACAGCCGCTTGATGCTGACTCGACCCTTAGTTTCTGATGCGCCTCAACCTCCCGAGTTCGCCGTGGCTCAGCGCTTCAATTTCCCTCATGGCGCGGGCAGAGGCTCGCGGGCTCAGCTCATGGTGTTTCAGAACGTCCTTAGGACAAGCGACGGTATTTTGGAATGCGGCCTCGAGCAACCTTCTGGCTTCCAGGTAAGTGAGGCTGATAAACAGGAAGCCAGTTCTGCCTGTGTCATGATGACCAGTGACAACAATATGGATGTGCAACATCAGAGGCTTCAGTGGCACCCCATTATTAAGCTGTCCAAGGTGGTCGCAGATGCAGGTGACCTGGCTGGAGAGGGAGATGGGCTCTGCCACCGGCACCGCCTGGTCACTGATGCCATGGACTGGCCTCCGCTCCAGGACAAGTCCCTCCGCTTCTGCATCCTGGACCCCAAGAAGACCTGTTCAACGGGGAACACGAACTACCACCACCTGGACGACACGGTGCTCAACCTGGCCCGGAGGCTGGGGGAGCTGGGCCAGGCCTCAGAGATGCTGCTGAAGGAGGGTGGAGAGATGCCTCGCTGTTCCTGTCAGAGCATCCTGGCTTCGGCAACGGGGGGAATAGGCCCCGGAGAGGACCCTAGTGAAACCAGTGACGCCCTCCTGGTGCTGGAGGGCCTGGACTCTGAGGAAGTGGGGGAGCTGGGGATGGGCGGGGAGGAGTTTAAAGGTGGTGTCCCCGGGCAGGAGGGTGAGACGGACATGGGGCAGGACGGGCGGGGGGCTTTCTCAAGCGGTTCCCTCACGGGGCTAATGAGGCAGGTACACAGGCTTGCCGGGGAGTCCTGTGCATGTGACCCCCAGGTGTGTCCCTCCCCGTTGGATGCCATGGGCTCTGCTGCAGCCTTAACATCTTCGTccctgtctctgacctcctctaaCATCACGGGGCGGCCGGCAGCAGAAGCCTCCGCCACCCTATCTGGCACCTTACCTTCACAGGACCCTCCCAGCCAAACCTCCCAGCCCCAAAGCAGGGCCACCACGCCGAAGTTAGGGGTGATGTTGCGAGCCGCCTCACCCTTAGTAGTAGAGGGGGCGGCAGGGGGCGAGAAGACAACCAGAGGGAAGTCCAGGAAAGGCTCTCTGAAGATCCGTCTGAGCAAACTATTCCGGACCAAGAGCAGCAGCGGCTCCAGTCACCTACTGGACAAGAGGCCCTCGCtggcctcctccacctcttccggGGGCAGCCTGATGGATGTGTGGGGCTCTGGATCCACCAGCGCAGACCAGGACACAGGGAGGTGAGgttaagggaagggaaggggacaGCCCTGTGTCTCTGACTGGGTCAATAGTGTTGGTCTAGCTGGGGGAACTGGGAGAGGACAGGGTGGTAAGGTTGAGGGCGGGCGACAGCTCTGCGGTCTCAGCTGGTGTTGGTCTAGTACAGTTATCATTATAAGCTATTAGTGGCTTTACAGGGGATTATTATAGTGCTAGAGGCACTCAAACAATGTGGGCGTAGTAGAGTTATTATTATAGAAGTTAAGCTATTAGTAGCCAAATGAAGGATATTTATAGTGCCACAGGCACTaaaggtagactagtggttagtggaaCTGCAGTCAATTTTCCCAGTGAGAGACAAACATTTTAGATATGAGAGCTTTTAGCTCACCTCGTCAACAAAATCACGTTACTCCTCTTATCCAGCTGTTTCATGATTAGCGCTGAAAACAGCACAAGAAAGGTGATTAACTTATCATGTTCTTAAAGAAACATGCTGGAACTTGGGCCTATTGAGTAGACCATATGCTATAGTACGATAGCGTGATGACTCCAAGTAATTCAACTTTGGTTACTAACTTCATCTCCCTTCTTAGGCATAATGGCTTTATCATGTTCTAAACTCCCAAATCAATGAAGATTCAAAATGTCAACCAATGTTGCCATAGTTGTGTTTGTTCACAGATAAATGCCGTTTAGAACTGTTACCTGTAAACGCCTGACATCATGCTCCATAGTTACTGAGATATTCTGGCATCCAAAATACAGTGCAtgttgcatttcacctcctggtATTATTTGGCATACCTCGGCACCATCCTGGTTCTATACTGTGTGTGGTGAATGTGGCTAAAAGCACAAGCAGACAGGAGCAGCAGGCAAAGGCGACCTCACCACATCGTGGTTTATGTGTAGCCTAGGCTATCCACTCCATTCGGTTATCAACAGAAGCCTCTGGGGACATCTTATGGGCTTGCCACACCATCCCTCATGCCATACTAATGCCTTGTTTTCATCCTCATGCTGTTGGAGGCCTTTGTGTCGGAGGGATCATGGTAAGATTAGGCCTAATGTATCTAGAGAGTGGCCCATGTTGGCTTATCGGCTACAGCTTTAGCAGGAATCCACCACAGTATAACTGTTCCCATTTGGTTGCCAGTTGCCACCTTAGACATGTGGTTCACGCCATTCACCATGCAGATTTGGCCAAACTAATTTGTCATGAGGTACAGTATGTTGCTGTACCTTTTGAAAGCAAAGAAAGCACCTGGCCATAGCAAGGACATGAACGTAGTTTAGCATTATAGCCTTTTTCATTTTGTAGATGCCCTCAGTGCATTGTTTTGCTTTATGTTGTCAAAAGTCAGGGGAAACAGTTGGAGCTAGTTTTAATGAGTTCAGCCCGTGGATGTCGGACCAACTGCCAGTACAGCATGTGCATTCATTCAACATGTCATTTGAGAAATGTTAATATCTAATTTCATTCATGTTTTGGTTTTATATCTtttttttcagcttttttttACAGTTAGGACAACTGGCGTCTTATCTGACCCTTCAAACGCTCACTGGCTGACTTGCTGTAGTCAAATATAGGCCAGGTTCATGATCTAACCCACCCAGCCAGTCAtcatcatgtctgtctgtctgagcacTGCTCCCACCAGTTCCTATAGTCTCAACTGTGTTCTCATGTTTCCTTTGATTCAGTATGCACAAACCTGAGGTGTGCCGTTACTGAACATGATGGGGGAAACCAGTGTTCCACTCCAGGCAGTTTCCTCTTTCCCTGCTCTCGGCGAACATGGCTCCTCTTTTAAGTGAGGGAAAGGGTGTGGGGAGGGAGGTAGGATTGTGGGAAGGAGTTTGTAGGTAGCGGGGGGTGAGTTTCAGCTGCTTTTTACCCTACTGTGCATCAGGCTTAGCTCAAGCGGCATGCTGGGTTTTCCCCACtagcactgtctctctctctcactcacacacacacacacacacacacacacacacacacacacacacacacacacacacacacacacacacacacacaagctggccCCCGCTGAACAGAGCAAAGGAATCTGGCAGCCAGCAAAGCACAGCTATCACCCAGTCAGgccttccagaagcttcccaAAAAAATCCCCAAATGTGAAAAACTGTGGAGTGGTGCTGTGTTTTAGGGGGGAAGAGTTAAGCTAAAGATGGCTATCCAAACAAGAAGTTACAGCACAGAAATGCTCCAATCAACGAAGGATCGTGTAATCGGAGGAGCTCGTTGTGCTTCTTCATATCAGTTTAATAGCGTAAATCTTAAGTATGACTTCTTGCTTCAGAAAATAGCCTATATTTTAAGTCCAATGCTGTTTAAATAAACTGATGTTCAAATAATAACAAAACTGAAAATGCAAAACCATCAAGAAGGCACAACTGACTTCATTTCTAACCAATCAAGTCTGTTGGAATAGACAACACCCTCAATGATAATTTTGCATCGCTGGCTGCTGACTTCACAGGGTCAGTGTAAGTGACTCTGCTTAAAAAAGAAACAAGCCGATTCGAGGGCAGTCCGGGAGATCATGGCTGGTCAGGTCCACTATCCAGAGGTAAGCGTCTGACCCACTACATCCCAGAGATGGATCTCAGTCCTTGGTGTTGAGGCACAGTGTACCCTTGAGAAATAGGCCACTGGTTTCATACAGTAGAAGGGTTAAAAAGGCATGAGGCTGAGCGAGATGGTTCAAAATGAATGTTGTGGGATTGAAGTCTAGCGGATAATACTGGTTCTTAGGACTATAGAAGGGCTTCTCTTATGGTttgaccctctctctgtctctccacagcaAACTCCAGCTCTCCAGGCCCCAAAGTGCCTTATCTCCGTTGGCCTTCGGTCCTGCCTTCACCGGTAATTGTGTGTACTTGAGTGTTTGTGCGCTTCTATTTCTGAATGTGGCGTTAGCTTTATGTCGACGTATATGGGTTGGTAATGGGTTGCTTGTGCTCGGGAGAGTGTGCGACTCACATACGCATGTACACTTACGTGCCATATAGGATCTCTtcatctttttttctctctctctctctctctctgtttctcatttTCTGTCCCTGGATCTCTCCCTCCAGGTGAGACTGTGTCCCTGGTAGACGTGGATATTTCACGTAGAGGGGTGAACTCTCTGCAACCCCCGACACCTCCACCTCCGCCCAGACGAAGCCTCAGTCTGCTGGGTACTTTCCTCTCTTACTTGCTTACGTTTCCTTGGTGTTCCTTCTGTCACGTCACCCTCTTCTTCTGCATGTGCTGCCGGGCTGCCCCTTTTCACTGTCTTTTCTCGTTTTCCACAAAAACATTGATGCAAAAGTACATTGGGGATTTGTGTAAGGGTCAGACGTTTAAAAGGAATATCTTAGGAGGGTTAGAAAAGGTGACCAGGAGTTAAGCATGGTTTGTTTCTCCAATCTCAGTTGCAGTAGTTGCTGCCTCAATGTTTTATAGTTGGCATGTGTGTAACGG
Above is a window of Salmo salar chromosome ssa03, Ssal_v3.1, whole genome shotgun sequence DNA encoding:
- the LOC106600801 gene encoding suppressor of cytokine signaling 7 isoform X2; this translates as MNNAQDMSPDFVLMRLVSAAEYDRLDEENLTSGGGVVSGFGKAVLGNHGNNINNGFEFDPNNPTAGPAIQSNPSPHYSSQVESRTGALDSRLMLTRPLVSDAPQPPEFAVAQRFNFPHGAGRGSRAQLMVFQNVLRTSDGILECGLEQPSGFQVSEADKQEASSACVMMTSDNNMDVQHQRLQWHPIIKLSKVVADAGDLAGEGDGLCHRHRLVTDAMDWPPLQDKSLRFCILDPKKTCSTGNTNYHHLDDTVLNLARRLGELGQASEMLLKEGGEMPRCSCQSILASATGGIGPGEDPSETSDALLVLEGLDSEEVGELGMGGEEFKGGVPGQEGETDMGQDGRGAFSSGSLTGLMRQVHRLAGESCACDPQVCPSPLDAMGSAAALTSSSLSLTSSNITGRPAAEASATLSGTLPSQDPPSQTSQPQSRATTPKLGVMLRAASPLVVEGAAGGEKTTRGKSRKGSLKIRLSKLFRTKSSSGSSHLLDKRPSLASSTSSGGSLMDVWGSGSTSADQDTGSKLQLSRPQSALSPLAFGPAFTGETVSLVDVDISRRGVNSLQPPTPPPPPRRSLSLLDAFLRVLPRPIPLPGDAQNPSRVDQRPLLCPLSRPDASSFASSFATSLRELEKCGWYWGPMNWEDAEMKLKAKPDGAFLVRDSSDPRYILSLSFRSQGVTHHTRMEHYRGTFSLWCHPKFEDRCHSVVEFIERAIMHSKNGKFLYFLRSRVPGLPPTPVQLLYPVSRFSSVKSLQHLCRFCIRQLVRIDHIQELPLPTPLIVYLRKFYYYDPEEEMYMSIKEMGRDTTTQPATGQPESQT
- the LOC106600801 gene encoding suppressor of cytokine signaling 7 isoform X1; protein product: MNNAQDMSPDFVLMRLVSAAEYDRLDEENLTSGGGVVSGFGKAVLGNHGNNINNGFEFDPNNPTAGPAIQSNPSPHYSSQVESRTGALDSRLMLTRPLVSDAPQPPEFAVAQRFNFPHGAGRGSRAQLMVFQNVLRTSDGILECGLEQPSGFQVSEADKQEASSACVMMTSDNNMDVQHQRLQWHPIIKLSKVVADAGDLAGEGDGLCHRHRLVTDAMDWPPLQDKSLRFCILDPKKTCSTGNTNYHHLDDTVLNLARRLGELGQASEMLLKEGGEMPRCSCQSILASATGGIGPGEDPSETSDALLVLEGLDSEEVGELGMGGEEFKGGVPGQEGETDMGQDGRGAFSSGSLTGLMRQVHRLAGESCACDPQVCPSPLDAMGSAAALTSSSLSLTSSNITGRPAAEASATLSGTLPSQDPPSQTSQPQSRATTPKLGVMLRAASPLVVEGAAGGEKTTRGKSRKGSLKIRLSKLFRTKSSSGSSHLLDKRPSLASSTSSGGSLMDVWGSGSTSADQDTGSKLQLSRPQSALSPLAFGPAFTGETVSLVDVDISRRGVNSLQPPTPPPPPRRSLSLLDDFGGPQPGPFLESGVHPSHAFIQHSLSLNDAFLRVLPRPIPLPGDAQNPSRVDQRPLLCPLSRPDASSFASSFATSLRELEKCGWYWGPMNWEDAEMKLKAKPDGAFLVRDSSDPRYILSLSFRSQGVTHHTRMEHYRGTFSLWCHPKFEDRCHSVVEFIERAIMHSKNGKFLYFLRSRVPGLPPTPVQLLYPVSRFSSVKSLQHLCRFCIRQLVRIDHIQELPLPTPLIVYLRKFYYYDPEEEMYMSIKEMGRDTTTQPATGQPESQT
- the LOC106600801 gene encoding suppressor of cytokine signaling 7 isoform X4, whose protein sequence is MNNAQDMSPDFVLMRLVSAAEYDRLDEENLTSGGGVVSGFGKAVLGNHGNNINNGFEFDPNNPTAGPAIQSNPSPHYSSQVESRTGALDSRLMLTRPLVSDAPQPPEFAVAQRFNFPHGAGRGSRAQLMVFQNVLRTSDGILECGLEQPSGFQVSEADKQEASSACVMMTSDNNMDVQHQRLQWHPIIKLSKVVADAGDLAGEGDGLCHRHRLVTDAMDWPPLQDKSLRFCILDPKKTCSTGNTNYHHLDDTVLNLARRLGELGQASEMLLKEGGEMPRCSCQSILASATGGIGPGEDPSETSDALLVLEGLDSEEVGELGMGGEEFKGGVPGQEGETDMGQDGRGAFSSGSLTGLMRQVHRLAGESCACDPQVCPSPLDAMGSAAALTSSSLSLTSSNITGRPAAEASATLSGTLPSQDPPSQTSQPQSRATTPKLGVMLRAASPLVVEGAAGGEKTTRGKSRKGSLKIRLSKLFRTKSSSGSSHLLDKRPSLASSTSSGGSLMDVWGSGSTSADQDTGSKLQLSRPQSALSPLAFGPAFTGNYAFLRVLPRPIPLPGDAQNPSRVDQRPLLCPLSRPDASSFASSFATSLRELEKCGWYWGPMNWEDAEMKLKAKPDGAFLVRDSSDPRYILSLSFRSQGVTHHTRMEHYRGTFSLWCHPKFEDRCHSVVEFIERAIMHSKNGKFLYFLRSRVPGLPPTPVQLLYPVSRFSSVKSLQHLCRFCIRQLVRIDHIQELPLPTPLIVYLRKFYYYDPEEEMYMSIKEMGRDTTTQPATGQPESQT
- the LOC106600801 gene encoding suppressor of cytokine signaling 7 isoform X3 — translated: MNNAQDMSPDFVLMRLVSAAEYDRLDEENLTSGGGVVSGFGKAVLGNHGNNINNGFEFDPNNPTAGPAIQSNPSPHYSSQVESRTGALDSRLMLTRPLVSDAPQPPEFAVAQRFNFPHGAGRGSRAQLMVFQNVLRTSDGILECGLEQPSGFQVSEADKQEASSACVMMTSDNNMDVQHQRLQWHPIIKLSKVVADAGDLAGEGDGLCHRHRLVTDAMDWPPLQDKSLRFCILDPKKTCSTGNTNYHHLDDTVLNLARRLGELGQASEMLLKEGGEMPRCSCQSILASATGGIGPGEDPSETSDALLVLEGLDSEEVGELGMGGEEFKGGVPGQEGETDMGQDGRGAFSSGSLTGLMRQVHRLAGESCACDPQVCPSPLDAMGSAAALTSSSLSLTSSNITGRPAAEASATLSGTLPSQDPPSQTSQPQSRATTPKLGVMLRAASPLVVEGAAGGEKTTRGKSRKGSLKIRLSKLFRTKSSSGSSHLLDKRPSLASSTSSGGSLMDVWGSGSTSADQDTGSKLQLSRPQSALSPLAFGPAFTDDFGGPQPGPFLESGVHPSHAFIQHSLSLNDAFLRVLPRPIPLPGDAQNPSRVDQRPLLCPLSRPDASSFASSFATSLRELEKCGWYWGPMNWEDAEMKLKAKPDGAFLVRDSSDPRYILSLSFRSQGVTHHTRMEHYRGTFSLWCHPKFEDRCHSVVEFIERAIMHSKNGKFLYFLRSRVPGLPPTPVQLLYPVSRFSSVKSLQHLCRFCIRQLVRIDHIQELPLPTPLIVYLRKFYYYDPEEEMYMSIKEMGRDTTTQPATGQPESQT
- the LOC106600801 gene encoding suppressor of cytokine signaling 7 isoform X5, with protein sequence MNNAQDMSPDFVLMRLVSAAEYDRLDEENLTSGGGVVSGFGKAVLGNHGNNINNGFEFDPNNPTAGPAIQSNPSPHYSSQVESRTGALDSRLMLTRPLVSDAPQPPEFAVAQRFNFPHGAGRGSRAQLMVFQNVLRTSDGILECGLEQPSGFQVSEADKQEASSACVMMTSDNNMDVQHQRLQWHPIIKLSKVVADAGDLAGEGDGLCHRHRLVTDAMDWPPLQDKSLRFCILDPKKTCSTGNTNYHHLDDTVLNLARRLGELGQASEMLLKEGGEMPRCSCQSILASATGGIGPGEDPSETSDALLVLEGLDSEEVGELGMGGEEFKGGVPGQEGETDMGQDGRGAFSSGSLTGLMRQVHRLAGESCACDPQVCPSPLDAMGSAAALTSSSLSLTSSNITGRPAAEASATLSGTLPSQDPPSQTSQPQSRATTPKLGVMLRAASPLVVEGAAGGEKTTRGKSRKGSLKIRLSKLFRTKSSSGSSHLLDKRPSLASSTSSGGSLMDVWGSGSTSADQDTGSKLQLSRPQSALSPLAFGPAFTDAFLRVLPRPIPLPGDAQNPSRVDQRPLLCPLSRPDASSFASSFATSLRELEKCGWYWGPMNWEDAEMKLKAKPDGAFLVRDSSDPRYILSLSFRSQGVTHHTRMEHYRGTFSLWCHPKFEDRCHSVVEFIERAIMHSKNGKFLYFLRSRVPGLPPTPVQLLYPVSRFSSVKSLQHLCRFCIRQLVRIDHIQELPLPTPLIVYLRKFYYYDPEEEMYMSIKEMGRDTTTQPATGQPESQT